One window of the Carnobacterium maltaromaticum DSM 20342 genome contains the following:
- a CDS encoding WxL domain-containing protein, giving the protein MSIKFNSLLSKGVLFLGLLALVGFLSGSAGKQAMASEMESTVGIEFTGEGTKIKLPDTGGDKIDVEVPNSGTSTGDNYLPQTGESKSYYQWFLFGLLMVVIALYRLIKSRKMNIKNLNATKFSLFGLLLLLLLSPRQVEAVDGGQMKTEGDVGFRKNTDITPPVDPLNPDKPLEPFKPPTAGPLSLNYVSDIQFGSYDLADSETIFYASLDTIKYADSSKQRFKRPNFVELTDNRGLNTGWRLTVKQNGQLKNADGAELNGAKLAFNNTSIVSLDEITATPTGFTKDAVLLNDNQNVLVMAAENGTGMGSWSVNFGQDDTEGERSISLTVPKDSVKEKGHYTTSLTWTLSDSI; this is encoded by the coding sequence ATGTCAATTAAATTTAACTCTCTTCTTTCAAAAGGTGTTCTATTTCTGGGGTTGTTAGCACTGGTAGGGTTCTTGAGTGGCTCAGCTGGAAAGCAAGCAATGGCAAGTGAGATGGAATCTACAGTTGGAATAGAGTTTACAGGTGAAGGTACTAAAATAAAATTACCAGATACAGGGGGAGACAAAATAGATGTAGAAGTACCAAATAGTGGCACTTCTACAGGGGACAATTATTTACCACAAACTGGTGAAAGTAAAAGCTATTATCAGTGGTTTTTATTTGGTCTTTTAATGGTCGTTATAGCTTTATATCGTTTAATAAAAAGTCGGAAAATGAATATCAAAAATTTAAATGCAACAAAATTTAGTCTTTTTGGATTACTGTTACTCCTCTTACTGTCTCCAAGACAAGTTGAAGCGGTTGATGGTGGTCAGATGAAAACTGAAGGTGATGTAGGTTTCCGGAAAAATACAGATATTACTCCTCCGGTAGACCCGCTTAATCCAGATAAACCTCTAGAACCATTTAAACCACCTACTGCAGGACCATTAAGCTTAAATTATGTTTCTGATATACAATTTGGTTCTTATGATTTAGCAGATTCAGAAACTATTTTTTACGCGTCTTTGGATACCATCAAGTACGCTGATTCTTCAAAACAACGTTTTAAACGACCTAATTTTGTGGAATTAACAGATAATAGGGGATTGAATACTGGTTGGCGATTAACTGTTAAACAAAATGGACAGTTAAAAAATGCGGATGGAGCAGAATTAAATGGTGCAAAATTAGCGTTTAACAATACTTCTATCGTCTCTTTGGATGAAATTACTGCAACACCGACTGGATTTACAAAGGATGCAGTCCTATTAAATGATAATCAAAATGTGTTAGTCATGGCTGCTGAAAATGGAACCGGTATGGGGAGCTGGAGTGTTAATTTCGGACAAGACGATACTGAAGGTGAAAGAAGCATTTCTTTAACTGTTCCAAAAGATTCCGTTAAAGAAAAAGGTCATTATACAACTAGCTTAACTTGGACCCTAAGCGATTCAATTTAG